The DNA region CCCCCATATTAGAGGGAATTGAGGAATCTACTGAGGAGCTTGTTAAAAGGCAGCGTCAAGGGAGGGGATCAACCTAGTCTTACTGTGTTGGAATGTCTGGGATTGGAGCCTCCTAATCTACGTACATTTATATAACATGTATGTTCTCCCCACCTCTCCTTGCCTCTGCAGGATATAAGTGGGCCCCACTCTCTATCCCACCTTACAGCCGTCCCCGAtcccttgccaaaaaaaaaaaaaaaaaaaagaaagaaagaaggaaagaaagaaaaagaaaccacctGTACTGTAGTGGCAAAAGCTCCTGAGGAGCCAGTTGTTGGCTGCCTGCTCTTAACGATTTATTTAATACCGCTAGATCTCATCCCTTGGTCTGATAGAGGTTGACAAGGAGTGTCTGAGGTTTTTTCCACTCTGGAATGCTACAGAATTTAAGAACCTGAACTGTCAGCTTAGTAAATCATAAAGGAAGTATTTGCACTCTGCAGCCCAAACACCCCAGCAGGAATCTGGCAGCCCCTGGGGAAAAAAAGGGTTAATTCCTTTCTCTGCGCCGCTCATCCACCACAGGTGGCAAGGTGAGATGAGCTTGAGATTGGGCCAAAAGCAGCCCACAAGACTTTTGGCAAGAAGCAGGAGGGGTTTTTGAAAAGAGACGTCACTCGTCGTCGTCCTCCTCCTCATTCTGGTCCTGATAGCGAATGTAGACCACCAGCATGACAAAACCCATGAGGATGCAGAGGGAGCCGACCACCAGATAGGCGATACCCAGGAAAGGATTCTTGCCACCCATCCACGAGATATTGCTGAAGATGATGAGCTTGTGGCCACCGAAGACGCGCACCGGGTAGTTGTAAGTGATGTTGACGCGGTAGGCGCCCCGGGGCAGCCCTGCGGTGTAGTTGCCCTGGCGGATGCGCGCGAACAGCTTGCGGAACGTGGGCAGCGCCGCGGTGCGCATCCACACCACGAAGTCCTGGTTGATGAAGCCGGTGTTGTTGGGGTCGGGGCTGAGCTCGTACACCGGCCGGTGCCAGTTGGGCGGGGGCGCCGTGCCGCGAAAGGCCAGCGCCAGGCTGCCATTCACCAGCGGCGGGTTGTGGAACTTGACGTGGTAGTCGGTCCACCAGGCGATGGCGGCGCGATCGAGTGGCACCTCGACGTAGGGCCCGCCTGGCCGGCGCTGGTGCCACAGCGAGAAGGAGTCATTGAAGAGGCTGTTGGCGATGGCGCCGCAGGGCGCGATGGGCAGGCCGGTCGCGCTGAACTGGTAGGGGGCGCACTCGTTGACCGGGTTGTGCAACGCGCTCGGCAGCCCGCTCAGCTGCGCGTCGTCGCGGGACACGCCATAGCGGCGGTTGTTCTGGTAGAAGTTGGTCAGCTCGTAGTAGAGGTAGACGGGGCCCGGGAAGAGCTCGGGCAGCGAGAAGTACCAGGCGCACGAGCAATTAGGCGGCGGCGCGCGGCCCTGGCCTTCGGCTGCGCACACAGAGCAGTTGCCGGTGCCTGGGTCGCCAGTGTAGTCGTACTCGAGCTCCTTGATGCCGTTGGAAGAGTAGtagaggcccaggcccaggccgaTGAAGGCCAGGCCCGCGCAAAAGAAGAGCGGTAGCGTGATGCTGGCGGACAGCAGCGGCTGCCAGGCGGGGAGGCGCTGCTGCGTGAACGCTGTGTTGTCCGGCTGGTGGGCGCCCCGGGCCGTGGCGCTCCAGGTCATGGCGGCCGCGCAGGGAGCGACGAACCGACCGGAGAAGGGTCGCTCAGGTGGGGCCAGCCGCGGGGCTCCTCCCTCTCGGCGCTGGGCTAGCCCGAGGGCTACTGCCCGATCCGGTTTCCCGCCTGCTCAGGTGAGTTTTGGCTTTGGCCCCGCCTCCGTCTCCGTCAGACTCACCCGGGTGAGTCTGAGTTCCAGGTTCCAGGACCAGACCTCTCAGTTCCGCCGCACCCCAGGTGCTCCGGGCCCGCTCCGCCCCAGCGGGCCACCGGGAACCGCGCCCCGCCCCTTCCGAGGTGAGCGGGCGGGCGTTCCTCACCTCACCTGGCTGGCCCAGGCTCGCATTTCCTCTCCGTCGAGCTTTGTCCCGCCGCCTGCTCCTCCTCTCCCGAGGTGAGTGGCGGCCTCAGGCTGCTTCTGAGTGGTTCATACCTTGCTTAGGTTCCACCTTCCCTTCAGCCTTTCAGGTTGACTACAAGTCCTGAGCCAGTTTTCCCGAAATCACAAGCTCATCAGCCTCGGGCAGAAAGTTGCAGAAAGTTGCACTGAGAGATTGCACCGTGGTGCCTGAGGGTGGAAGATCTCAGGTTGTAATCCCTTTAtatttaggaagaagggtgactGTAGATCCTTATGTCTTTGTAGGATAATTTACCGACCCCCTTTCACTCAGTTTCCAGCTTCAAATTGTAGAGCCCAGGGAATTAAGCTATGGCAAATCTGTTTCACATCCAACGCCTGCATTCAAATtccagttgttgtttttttttttttttgaaaatgattttctggCCAGATTCCCCAATCTGGCTGTGTAACTAGGAAAGGTGGAaagttctctaaaaataaaatgaccctTGGAAAAGACTGGAGAGGTTCACAGCCTTTAAATATCTTTCTAGCTGGTGGAAAAACCACCAGGGAGAAGAATGAGCAGGACCAcatgtgatttctttttcttttcagattattTGTCTGACTGTAGAAAGGCCTGATCCAAGGTCCTAGGGGACCTAACTGCTATCCACAGTTTGGCCTGAGGAGGAACTAACTACAAGGATTTATGGATATATAAGAACTCTAATTAACTCTGAGGCTTGCCTGGGATTTTGGCTTTTGTGTCTAGGTTGGTACAACACACACTTGGGGGTCAGGGGCCATTTCATTTTGTGTTACATCCTTCCTAGGTAGTGAAGTGTTCATACTTCTCCTCTAGTCCATAAAATTCAAATaacttaaatgttttctctatagTACTTCCATACCTAGTATAATAAATTGCATTCAGGAATCAGTCAAAATCCATTGAAACTTGGAAAGTTAAAATCTTCATTAaacaataggatttttttttttctttaaatgcatCTTCCCAGTGCTGGGCAATGCAGAAGACAGAAGAACATTAGACTGAAAAGGATCCTGGACCTCAAAACATTTGCAGTTTGatagtatataaataatataagtatatattGCTTAGGAGTGAGAAACAATCAAAGTAGCCAATAGCCAGTGTATAATCAAAGTATATAGCCAAATTGTGCTTTTACATGAGTCACACTGAAATTAAAAACTAGTATCattttaataatggaaaattgATTCTGTTTTGTTGAATGAGTGCAGATTGGAAGCTTTAGCAACTAGAGAATACTTAGGGAAAGCCAAGTGACTTGAATCTCACTTCTTATACTCTAAGAAAGAAAATCCAACATTGTCAACAATTTCTCATAATATGATTCATTCTCCATTTCACCATTTTGGTTGTTGCTgtcaataagataaaataatgaaCAGTTCTACTCACCTTATATCATTGAATTGCCAGTTTGCTTGATACAGTCTCCAAGAAGGAATTCAATTCTTACAACTTTATCTAGCAGATCCTAAGTCCACCAACTGCATGGCCACCACACCCCTAAAAGTATAAGCCTTCCTGTCCAGCTCAGTGcctgtctttcttttctcctctcccgTACCTAAAGGCATTAGtttattcattccacaaattAGGGTAATGGAAAGTTCCAAAGTAAAAAAGAGAAGATTATTTCAAGACAGAGAATGGTCAACAGGATTAAGCACATTAACTGAGGGTTCAAGTAAGATAAGAAATAAGAGCCATTGACTTTGATTTCTGTGGGAGCATTTAGGGTGATGGAGTAGgagtgttagtcaactttttattgctgtgactaaaagacctgacatgagcaacctagaggaggaaaatttattctgGACTCATGGTTTTTAGAAGTTCAATCCATGATCACTAACTTCATTGCTTTGGGTCCAAGCACATCATGGCTGGAGGGTGTGGCAAAGGGGATGATGGTAAGGAAGCATAGGCTGTAGGAAGCACTGAGAGGAGGAGGACTGGGAGAAGGAACCAGCCAGGGATACATAAAGGGATACTGGCAATTTGATCTAGGGGAATCCTACAGCTCAGACTGGAGACAGCAAATGTCTGAACAAACCCAGCTTATAAGGGTTTTCAGGGCAGGTGGATTGGAAGCATAAAGCTTCAAGACATTGTGTCCTATGAAGTAATCGCTCAAGTGACAGATCTTAGTATGTAAGCCCaatgacaaagaaaatgaaactaagcTGGTGGCTTAGAAGAAAACAATGGGACCAGTAGGCTGGTGACGTGGGTGGGCAAGGGGCATAAAAGCTGGAAGGGAAAAAGCACTGGTATGAGATGGATATTAAAGATTTTGGAGGTGAAGCAGTGCTGAGGCCTGTGTGTTCTCAGATTCACATCTGCAGATTCATTGAATtttagattgaaaatatttgaagaaaaatattgtgtctgtactgaacatgtatagtTTTATCTTGTTATTACtctctaaacaatatagtatgCCAACCATTTGCATTCCATTAGATATTATTAACAATCTAGAGATGagaatgtgcataggttatatgcagtTACTGTACCGTTTTCTATAAGATACTTGAGCATCTCCAAATTTTGGTATCCTCCCAGGGAACAAGGGATGACTGTTCATATTTCCTCTACTGACTCACAAGTTCTGGGAGGTTAAAGACTGATACATATTGTCATGTCCCTCAGAGTTCATTGTATGATGAAGGTTTTGACCTTATGTCTTTCATCTTATTATACATGCTATCATGCTATTAAAGGATCCATGGATCATGTAAACTTTTTCAGTACCAATAAAGTAAAgaaacaagccaggcatggtggtgtacacctattatcccagaaactcagaggactaaagcaggagaatctcaagttcatggccagcctgggcaacttagtgagaccttgtctcaaaataaacatttttaaaaggactgaagatgtagtcagtgatagaatgcttgcctagcatgggtgacgacctgggttcagtccccagtatgcaaaaagaaaagaaaaaaagtaaagaaatttatt from Ictidomys tridecemlineatus isolate mIctTri1 chromosome 5, mIctTri1.hap1, whole genome shotgun sequence includes:
- the Tmem30b gene encoding cell cycle control protein 50B; the protein is MTWSATARGAHQPDNTAFTQQRLPAWQPLLSASITLPLFFCAGLAFIGLGLGLYYSSNGIKELEYDYTGDPGTGNCSVCAAEGQGRAPPPNCSCAWYFSLPELFPGPVYLYYELTNFYQNNRRYGVSRDDAQLSGLPSALHNPVNECAPYQFSATGLPIAPCGAIANSLFNDSFSLWHQRRPGGPYVEVPLDRAAIAWWTDYHVKFHNPPLVNGSLALAFRGTAPPPNWHRPVYELSPDPNNTGFINQDFVVWMRTAALPTFRKLFARIRQGNYTAGLPRGAYRVNITYNYPVRVFGGHKLIIFSNISWMGGKNPFLGIAYLVVGSLCILMGFVMLVVYIRYQDQNEEEDDDE